Below is a genomic region from Parus major isolate Abel chromosome 19, Parus_major1.1, whole genome shotgun sequence.
CTCTAACTCCTTGAGGCAAGCCCGGCAGCGACACTTGAAGAAATACTGATGGAGAAGCTGCTGTCTCTCAGCAACCCTCATCCTACACCAGTGAGGCCCTGCAGAGGATGGCAAGGGTAGAGATCTCTCAACAGCTACAGTTCTTAGTATCAGAATAAATGAACTTTAGTTACAATTGAGACTAGGTATATTTTGGGGAGGACACAACTGGAGACAGAAAATCTAACAGTGGGCTTAAGAGATGAAATGTTGATCAAGGCTGCTAAACAAAGACTCTGGCAACATTAGATGAGAATTATATGAGAATTATGGTATAAGTTGCCATTAGCATGATAAGGAGAGGTGAATGATGTCTGTGCCTTGAGACAAACACAGATTTAGGGCTTACCATAGCAATGCAAAACCTCTTGGCCACTTGAGATTGGCTGTGATGCCCTGACAGTGGCAGCTGTCCCACTGAATGACACGCTGGTATTGGGGCAGCACGAGTGGTTCAGGAGGCTGAGGACAGGGAAGAAAGCTGTTGCCAGCCTCACAGGCTTCTTATCTACAACAGCCCCATCTCCAGGCCCTGAAGACAGAGGAAAACCAAGCAGGTTGAGATTGAATGCTCACAAACCCACACAATTTCTGCAATGAGCACCGTGACCGATcgcaggcagcagcagaaaggttCCTGGTATATTGCTGCAATAAATAACAGCTAAACACGCTCTGCATGTGCACCAAGGAACAAGCCAGCATGGGACAGGccattaaattttaaacaagTCATTTCCATCTGCAATGGGAGCCTTTTACAGCTGATAATTCAATCTCTTCACACAAGAAAATGGGCAAAAAGAGGACAgtcctgggctcctcaggacaggaAAGAGGACCTACTGGAGAGGGTTCAGTGGAGGCCACAGAGATGATGAGGGGTCTGGggcatctctcttatgaggagaGACTGAGGGAGCTTGGttagtctggagaagactgagaagGGATCTCATCAATACATATACAAATACAGGTGTCAGAGAATGGTGATGGACTCTTTTCTGTGGTGCCAGGATGAGGAGTAATGGCCACAATTAAACAAGAAGCtccacctcaacatgaggaaaaccactgagggtggcagagcactgcaacaggctgtccagggagatctagagacattccaaacccacctggacatgTTCCTGTGTtgcctgctccaggtgacccagcctgggcaggggatTTGGACTGAATCATcttcagaggtcccttccaaccccaaccattctgCGACAACAGAatttattaattgttttaatttggttttatctTACCCAGCTCCTGCATTACAGTGATTGCTTGTGCATTACACTGCAGCTGCAACACGTGCCTCAGCATTGCTTCTGCCACAGTCTTCAGCTCTGGGGACAATTCATCTGAGATTTTTTCACATGTCTTTGTTTTGGACCGCTGCTGAGGTGATTCCTGATTCAACACAGCAGCCTCCAGGCCAGCTGCTTGCAGCTGTTTGCATATAGCTACCACACTGAGTGTGCAGAGGAACttgtgctcagggctgtgctgctcagtgtGAGGCAAAAGGTGGAACAGAGCTTGGTAAGAACTCTGGTACCGACCATTGTTGCCACAGCCAGGGATACCTCTGCCATCAGCTCCTGAATCTGCTGCCTCACTGAGAGGTTTCCATCTTGCCTCAGGGTTCTGAAGGTTCTTGTCCCCACAGTGGGACCATGCCACCAGCCTGCTAACCTCTGCAAACCCTGCCAGCAGGACAGTTCTCAAGGCCACATGGCAGAAGACCCCCAGTGTGAGGAGCAGCGCTCCCAGGGAACACTCTGTCCTGTGGTACTGGTGCCATGCCATGTCTGCACAGTCCTGGCTGCAGTACTTGGCATAACTGCAGCCATGACAAGGCACTgaggccaggagctgcctcagACAGCGGTGGCAGTACAGATCTGCGTTGGTGGCTCGAGTGTCCCACGCTGTGGCACCATCCTGCAGAGGAAGGCtctccccagggcacagcacacTCACAAAGGCCTCCTCTTTCACCAGGCTCTGTCCTGCCACGATGTCTTGGGAGGCCACCAAGTGACGTCCTCTCTCCGCATCAAAACGCAAGCTCAGAGATGAAGATGCACCTGAAATTCTGTTGTTCTCTTCCCAGATCTCTGGCTTCCCTTGAATGCCACCATGTGCTTCTGGTGCAGGCTCTGGACACCTCTCTTTCTCACCTAATTTAACCTTCAGCTGACTTAACTTTTTTAGCCGAGTCAGGTGTGTAGTCATGACCCCATCTAGAGCAATTTTACTCTCCAGCACACTGAGGATATCCTGTGCATCCTGTAACctctccaggcacagcagaCACTCCGCTTTCCGCAGCAGGACCTTGGGCAGCAGCCTGTCTGGATAGCCATGGCTTTCAGCCCTGGCAATATCTTCCAAACAAACCTAGGAACAAAGATAAGGCCTTTAAAGTGGGCTTGAAAACCAGCTTGTGCTCTTTCATTCCACTTAAAACAGTCTCATGGAGAATTCTGTGTGTTAATCAGCAAATTCCATGTGCATAACCAACCTGCTGCCCAAATAATGCATCCTGACACGGGAACAAAGCAGGAGCCCTTCAGGAAATTGAGTTGAGGATGCTTTAAGCACAGCTTGGGAAGCACATCTGAACTGCTGTCTCTTGTTTTAACAATGAAACACCTCAGGGGCACCCAGGACCTTGTGGAGTGGGTGCTGCCCTGGCCCCACTTACCTCAAAGTGTCCCAGGTGGAAGAGGGCGGCCGAGCGGTTGGCAAAGCACACGGACACCTCGGGGCTCCCAGGGAGCTCGTGGGATGCTGCCTGCAGAGACCAGAGAACTGCTGCTGCCTCGGGGCATCCCTCACAGGAGCCGCTCAGCAGGGCCTGCAGGATCCCCTCACGGGAGCCGCTCAGCAGGGCCTGCAGGATCCcctcacaggagctgctcagcagggccTGCAGGATCTCCTCACgggagctgctcagcagggccTGCAGGATCCCCCTCACgggagctgctcagcagggccTGCAGGATCCCCTCACAGGAGCCGCTCAGCAGGGCCTGCAGGATCCCCTCTTTGGGGATCCCCTCACgggagctgctcagcagggccTGCATGATCCCCTCACgggagctgctcagcagggccTGCATGATCCCCTCACgggagctgctcagcagggccTGCAGGATCCCCTCTTTGGGGATCCCCTCACgggagctgctcagcagggccTGCAGGATCCCCTCTTTGGGGATCCCCTCACGGGAGCTGCTCCTCGCCCCGCACAGGAGCCCTTCAACCATGAGGGATCCTCTCTCGGGGATCCCCTCAGGGGATCCCTTTGGCTGTGAGACCCCTTCCCTGGGATCTTCTCATGCCACTCCTACCTTGGAGTAAAGCCTCAGGGCAGCCTGGTACCGGCCCCGCTTGAATTCCCGGTTTCCTTGCTCCCGGTACCAGCCCGCGGCCTCCGGCTGCTTGTCCGTGCGTGCCTGGAGGCACAACCGCAGCAgggctgcctcctcctcctcctctctcctgtgGGACACGGGGTCAGCACCAAAGAATCACTTTGGAGTTGTctggtccagcctccctgctccaaCAGGATGATTCTtgtggcacaggattgtgtccagagggttctggaatatctccagagaGATATCCCCACTCTCAATCTGTGCCAGTGCGTGGTCACTGCACGGGGAAGTTCCTCCTcatattcacagaatcacagactcaattaagttggaaaagacctctgaggtGGAGTCCAGCCTATGACGGATCCCCAGTTTGTCAACCAGACCGTGACACTGAATGCCAAGTCCAATGTTTGCTTCtccacctccctggacagcccattccagctctaatcaccctttctgaGAAGAAATTCTTACTAGTGTCCAACCCAACCCTTCCCAAGTGAAGTTTAAGTCTATCTCTTCACGTTCTATCgccagcagcctgggaggcaAGGCCGACTCCCAACCTCCTGTCAGGTAGAAAGGTGGAATTTTATCCAGATGGAATTTCCCCGGCATCACTTTCTGCCCGTTGCCCCGTGTCCTATTTCTCGGTTCCACCGAGCAGAGCCTAGTCCATCCTTTAACACCCCCTCCTTTATTTACACGCATTAAGAGAGATGCTCCTGTCTCCCACTCCCCCTCGCTACCCTGCGCCGGACCCGCCCCACTCGCGGCTCACCGGAGCAGGTCACAACCCAGCCGCACCGCATCGCGAAGCGAAGCCGCCGCCAGCCTCTCCCGCAGCGCCGGCTCCAGCGCGGCCCAGAGCCGGGCGGTGCGGCCCTGCCACTCCGCCACCGGCAGCGCCATCACCGCCGCCGCGCCACCGCCAGCGCCTCCACCGCCATGGCGGTGCCCATCAGCGTCCTCTGTACGGAACACGGGGACACTTCCGCCGTACAGCTCCGGGCAGCCAATAGAAGCGCGGTGCTGTCGGGGGACGCATGGCGGGTCGTACGGCGGGACCGGAAGGAGGCGGtggcggcagcggcggcgggaggATTTGGCGGCAGCGGCAGGATTTGGCGGCAGCGGCGGACGCGGCACTATGAGCGTGCGGCTGAGCGAGGGGGCTATCGCGGTGAGCGGCTTGGGGTGGGCTGGGATGGACCTGGTCCCGGTCAGGGTGGGAGGTGAAAGCCGGGCCTGGGCAGCGGGTCCGGCCCGGTCCCGAGGGGAGAAGCAGGCCCGGAGCGGGGCCTGGTCCCGGGGGCTGCTCCGGGGTCAGCGGTGGCGGCCACACCCGCGTCCCTGGCTCTTCCACGGCAGTTCGTCCTCAACTCCTTGGCTAGAACCCTTCCTAGGTCGGGCCCGATGATCTCAGACGTCCAAGCTCattgattctgtggttctgtcaCTGTGGGTGGCGAGGCCATCCCGAGCGAGGCCGTGGCAATTTTCTGAGCGTCTCTTTCATTTCTCCAGGCCATAATGCAAGGGGAGGAAGTCTCCAAGCCCGTGCTGCAAGTCATCGTGAGTACTGTCCCTTCCCTCGTGTGGCAGCCCCTCGGTGACTGCATGTGGGGTCCTGAGTGCAGCCAGACTTCCTCTGCAGAGAAGCCGAGCAAGGCTGCTCTACTTTTAGTTCTCCTAATTTTGTTATGCATTGCTTGGGCTGTGCCGTTGATATTAGTGTTCAAAAGAGCCGAATAAATGAGTCACTTGTTGTTGGTTTCActttctgtttttgaaaagtTTCTGAACAAATGTGAAATGAcagccttttctgtttttctcccctGCAGAATACACGGGCTATTGCCACAGGAACTGGGCCCCCACGTTACCGAGTGCTGATGAGTGATGGGGTGAACACCCTCTCCTGTGAGTGTGACAAGCTGCAGAGAGGTTTTTCTAAACATGGAGATGCTAAGGGTGTTAAAATTCCTGATCTGGTGACTGAAATAGATACTGAAGGAGAACATAGGCCACGCTGGGCCACAGGCTCTGCACCATGCAACTGCATTTTGTCATTTAGGTGAAATCTTTGACTTTTGGGACTTGGTGAAATATAAGCAGTCAACTTGCTGCAAgatataatgaaaatacagaaacctATGCATGTAACATtgattttaaagtaatttagCTTCATCTTCCTCTCAGTTCTTTGATGTACAGTCATTCTAGCTATACTGAAGTTTGGGGAATAAATACAGTATAGTTTCTGGTCAGTTTTAGTGATTTCTTAGCAGTTGCACTGTTTTCTTTGACAAGTCATAGATTCAGTGCAATACCTGACTAGCTGAGAAAGGTGTGGCCAGCCATGGCAGCTCCTTTTAAAGCTGGCATTGTGAATTGTtccaatattttccttttcctgcagcgTTCATGCTGGCAACACAGCTGAACTCCCTGGTGGAAGAGGAACGTTTGTCAGCCCGGTGTGTTTGCCAGGTTAACAGATTCATTGTCAACAGCCTGAAAGATGGAAGGTATTTGTGTTAATCTTTA
It encodes:
- the SMYD4 gene encoding SET and MYND domain-containing protein 4 isoform X2; the protein is MRREEEEEAALLRLCLQARTDKQPEAAGWYREQGNREFKRGRYQAALRLYSKAASHELPGSPEVSVCFANRSAALFHLGHFEVCLEDIARAESHGYPDRLLPKVLLRKAECLLCLERLQDAQDILSVLESKIALDGVMTTHLTRLKKLSQLKVKLGEKERCPEPAPEAHGGIQGKPEIWEENNRISGASSSLSLRFDAERGRHLVASQDIVAGQSLVKEEAFVSVLCPGESLPLQDGATAWDTRATNADLYCHRCLRQLLASVPCHGCSYAKYCSQDCADMAWHQYHRTECSLGALLLTLGVFCHVALRTVLLAGFAEVSRLVAWSHCGDKNLQNPEARWKPLSEAADSGADGRGIPGCGNNGRYQSSYQALFHLLPHTEQHSPEHKFLCTLSVVAICKQLQAAGLEAAVLNQESPQQRSKTKTCEKISDELSPELKTVAEAMLRHVLQLQCNAQAITVMQELGPGDGAVVDKKPVRLATAFFPVLSLLNHSCCPNTSVSFSGTAATVRASQPISSGQEVLHCYGPHWCRMRVAERQQLLHQYFFKCRCRACLKELESGVKSVVSIRNSFCCPTCQAQMQEEEDSFCCSNEACGTSASKDHLYGRLQDLQQQIKKALDLLSLGKADQAIKMLLKCQIDAGTFLSPEHLLMGEMEDHLAQVYATLGKWQEAARHLKKSIEVVEMHHGPSSVEAGHELFKLAQILFNGFAVSEALSTIQRAEGILSVHFGPQSAQIQELQEMKACLSELPRNILQRT
- the SMYD4 gene encoding SET and MYND domain-containing protein 4 isoform X1, encoding MALPVAEWQGRTARLWAALEPALRERLAAASLRDAVRLGCDLLRREEEEEAALLRLCLQARTDKQPEAAGWYREQGNREFKRGRYQAALRLYSKAASHELPGSPEVSVCFANRSAALFHLGHFEVCLEDIARAESHGYPDRLLPKVLLRKAECLLCLERLQDAQDILSVLESKIALDGVMTTHLTRLKKLSQLKVKLGEKERCPEPAPEAHGGIQGKPEIWEENNRISGASSSLSLRFDAERGRHLVASQDIVAGQSLVKEEAFVSVLCPGESLPLQDGATAWDTRATNADLYCHRCLRQLLASVPCHGCSYAKYCSQDCADMAWHQYHRTECSLGALLLTLGVFCHVALRTVLLAGFAEVSRLVAWSHCGDKNLQNPEARWKPLSEAADSGADGRGIPGCGNNGRYQSSYQALFHLLPHTEQHSPEHKFLCTLSVVAICKQLQAAGLEAAVLNQESPQQRSKTKTCEKISDELSPELKTVAEAMLRHVLQLQCNAQAITVMQELGPGDGAVVDKKPVRLATAFFPVLSLLNHSCCPNTSVSFSGTAATVRASQPISSGQEVLHCYGPHWCRMRVAERQQLLHQYFFKCRCRACLKELESGVKSVVSIRNSFCCPTCQAQMQEEEDSFCCSNEACGTSASKDHLYGRLQDLQQQIKKALDLLSLGKADQAIKMLLKCQIDAGTFLSPEHLLMGEMEDHLAQVYATLGKWQEAARHLKKSIEVVEMHHGPSSVEAGHELFKLAQILFNGFAVSEALSTIQRAEGILSVHFGPQSAQIQELQEMKACLSELPRNILQRT